A window of Streptomyces sp. N50 contains these coding sequences:
- a CDS encoding GntR family transcriptional regulator produces MSGSNSAQAIDRISAEPYYLQLAERIRDQISTGAVAAGDRLPSEGELAATWNVSRATVREALRLLEEEGWVARISRRGAFASMPPRRGWLLQGREGFFENEVAGHQRRVTTQVLRAEKATLPTHSAEELHMAPGSDGYILERLRKLDGKVALFSANYLPPLVGELVSRSDVPAGEGSLNNTLSKGGYTVAGASRTVEAVTARGKVADLLQVPDGAPLLKVRSTSWDTRLVPFEHHEVWVRSDVVHVEIQVGAPAPTRTASPSPEIGRLVSP; encoded by the coding sequence ATGAGCGGATCGAACAGCGCTCAGGCCATCGATCGCATTTCGGCTGAGCCGTACTACCTGCAGCTTGCCGAGCGCATCCGTGACCAGATCTCGACGGGTGCCGTAGCCGCCGGCGACCGTCTGCCCAGCGAGGGCGAACTGGCCGCCACCTGGAACGTCTCCCGTGCCACGGTCCGAGAGGCCCTGCGGTTGCTGGAGGAGGAGGGCTGGGTCGCCCGCATATCACGGCGAGGGGCCTTCGCCTCGATGCCGCCGCGCCGGGGGTGGCTGTTGCAGGGCCGGGAGGGCTTCTTCGAGAACGAGGTGGCGGGGCACCAGCGACGGGTCACCACCCAGGTGCTGCGTGCCGAGAAGGCGACACTGCCGACGCACTCGGCCGAGGAACTTCACATGGCTCCTGGCAGCGACGGCTACATCCTCGAACGGCTTCGCAAGCTCGACGGCAAGGTGGCGCTCTTCTCCGCCAACTACCTGCCCCCGCTGGTCGGCGAGCTGGTGTCACGCAGCGACGTTCCGGCAGGAGAAGGCTCTCTCAACAACACGCTGAGCAAGGGCGGTTACACGGTCGCGGGCGCGTCCCGCACAGTCGAGGCCGTCACCGCGCGGGGGAAGGTCGCCGACCTGCTCCAAGTCCCGGACGGCGCACCGCTGTTGAAAGTCAGGTCGACCTCGTGGGACACGCGCTTGGTGCCCTTCGAGCACCACGAGGTCTGGGTCCGCAGCGACGTGGTGCACGTCGAGATCCAGGTCGGCGCTCCCGCCCCCACCCGGACGGCATCCCCCTCCCCAGAGATCGGCCGGCTC
- a CDS encoding FGGY-family carbohydrate kinase: MGTSPQRADAVLGIDIGSTNVKVVALDSAGHVVTRVRRATPRSVDDPSIDAARLFECLEEMAVEACGERYAIAALCAAGIGEDGVLADASLTPLTSALAWFDPRRTELFGELRHHLDPADDVGTSTDAARTLVGWAWARGQPGADRAAAWLALTDYAACRWSGTAFLSDTLAARTGAWRPLARTWHTSRVQATLGASELLPTVMPTGAVVGHVRSERLRNTGALRPGALVVAGGHDHPVGGWGVHQLRPGAVLDSMGTAEVVVAQTHAPPSHVPGAVDVSPGIHNTFGATVLHVEELARNVAWASQDPAVADALDRLISGSATPDDHLFSDTFHPGAAGGHTPFYAPHSAFDPHSRASAVLGALARRGGLAIAAVQALAEPDAPVYTAGGWARSRGWLDIKQAVTGTAAHVIAEPEVTAVGAALLAARALDWKPSVTAALNPGAEAGLRGATAGR; this comes from the coding sequence GTGGGAACCTCGCCGCAACGGGCGGATGCCGTACTCGGCATCGACATCGGCAGCACGAACGTCAAAGTGGTGGCGCTCGACTCGGCCGGCCACGTCGTCACCCGCGTACGCCGCGCCACCCCGCGGTCCGTCGACGATCCCTCGATCGACGCAGCACGGCTCTTCGAGTGCCTCGAAGAGATGGCCGTCGAAGCCTGTGGGGAACGCTATGCCATCGCGGCGCTCTGCGCTGCCGGCATCGGTGAGGACGGCGTTCTGGCCGATGCCTCACTCACACCGCTCACCTCGGCGCTGGCCTGGTTCGACCCCCGCCGTACCGAACTATTCGGCGAGCTGCGACACCACCTCGACCCCGCCGACGACGTCGGCACCTCCACCGACGCCGCCCGCACACTGGTCGGCTGGGCCTGGGCCCGCGGTCAGCCCGGAGCCGATCGAGCGGCGGCCTGGCTCGCCCTGACCGACTACGCCGCCTGCCGCTGGAGCGGCACGGCATTCCTCAGTGACACCCTCGCCGCGCGGACCGGGGCCTGGCGCCCGCTCGCACGCACCTGGCACACCAGCCGCGTGCAGGCGACTCTCGGCGCCTCCGAACTGCTGCCCACGGTCATGCCGACGGGAGCCGTCGTCGGCCACGTACGCTCCGAGCGGCTGCGGAACACCGGCGCCCTCAGGCCCGGCGCCCTCGTGGTGGCCGGAGGGCACGACCACCCCGTCGGCGGCTGGGGCGTCCATCAGCTACGCCCCGGAGCCGTCCTCGACTCCATGGGCACCGCGGAAGTAGTCGTCGCGCAGACACATGCTCCGCCCAGCCATGTGCCTGGGGCCGTCGATGTCTCACCCGGCATTCACAACACCTTCGGTGCCACCGTTCTCCACGTGGAGGAACTCGCCCGGAACGTCGCATGGGCGTCGCAGGATCCGGCCGTGGCCGATGCCCTCGACCGTCTGATCTCCGGCAGCGCCACACCCGACGATCATCTGTTCTCGGACACCTTCCACCCCGGCGCGGCGGGCGGCCATACGCCCTTCTACGCGCCCCATTCCGCGTTCGACCCGCACTCCAGGGCATCTGCCGTACTCGGCGCACTGGCGCGACGCGGTGGCCTTGCCATCGCCGCCGTACAGGCCCTCGCCGAGCCGGACGCGCCTGTTTACACCGCGGGCGGGTGGGCCCGCTCCCGCGGCTGGCTCGACATCAAGCAAGCGGTGACCGGCACGGCAGCCCACGTCATCGCGGAACCGGAAGTAACAGCCGTGGGCGCGGCACTCCTCGCCGCCCGGGCCCTCGACTGGAAACCGTCCGTCACCGCCGCCCTGAACCCCGGGGCAGAGGCAGGACTGCGAGGTGCAACAGCCGGTCGATGA